From the Lolium rigidum isolate FL_2022 chromosome 2, APGP_CSIRO_Lrig_0.1, whole genome shotgun sequence genome, one window contains:
- the LOC124686211 gene encoding 60S ribosomal protein L9-like encodes MKTILASETMDIPEEVTVKVSAKMVSVTGPRGTLTRNFKHLNLDFQLQEGGRKLKVDAWFGTRRTMAAIRTAISHVQNLITGVTKGFRYKMRFVYAHFPINASINSGNKGIEIRNFLGEKKVRKVDMLDGVTILRSEKVKDEIVLDGNDIELVSRSAALINQKCHVKKKDIRKFLDGIYVSDKGAIKEE; translated from the exons ATGAAGACGATCCTGGCGTCGGAGACGATGGACATCCCGGAGGAAGTGACGGTGAAGGTGTCCGCGAAGATGGTGTCCGTCACGGGGCCCCGGGGCACGCTCACCCGCAACTTCAAGCACCTCAACCTCGACTTCCAGCTGCAGGAGGGCGGCCGGAAGCTCAAGGTGGACGCCTGGTTCGGGACCCGCCGCACCATGGCTGCCATCCGCACCGCCATCTCCCACGTCCAGAACCTCATCACGGGCGTCACCAAGGGCTTCCGCTACAAGATGCGGTTTGTGTATGCCCATTTCCCCATCAACGCCTCCATCAACTCCGGCAACAAGGGGATCGAGATCAGGAACTTCCTCGGCGAGAAGAAG GTAAGGAAAGTTGACATGCTTGATGGTGTGACTATCCTGCGGTCTGAGAAGGTCAAGGATGAGATCGTCCTCGATGGCAATGACATCGAGCTTGTCTCTCGCTCTGCTGCCCTTATCAACCAG AAATGCCACGTGAAGAAGAAGGATATCAGGAAGTTCTTGGACGGTATCTACGTCAGCGACAAGGGCGCCATCAAGGAAGAGTAG
- the LOC124691545 gene encoding ferredoxin--NADP reductase, leaf isozyme 2, chloroplastic-like, producing the protein MAALTAALPSSPAAKAAVSSSASPPCFLAYPSRLRNASRGVRTAQVSTTETAEPAAPAPVKEKKISKKQDEGVVTNKYRPKEPYVGRCLLNTRITGDNAPGETWHMVFSTEGEIPYREGQSIGVIADGEDKNGKPHKLRLYSIASSALGDFGDSKTVSLCVKRLVYTNDAGEVVKGVCSNFLCDLKPGQEVKITGPVGKEMLMPKDPNATIIMLGTGTGIAPFRSFLWKIFFEEHEDYKFNGLAWLFLGVPTSDTLLYKEEFEHMAKIGGDNFRLDFAVSREQTNAAGEKMYIQTRMAEYKEELWEMLKKDNTYVYMCGLKGMEKGIDDIMVDLAAKDGINWIDYKKQLKKAEQWNVEVY; encoded by the exons ATGGCCGCCCTTACCGCCGCGCTCCCGTCCTCCCCGGCCGCCAAGGCCGCGGTTTCTTCCTCCGCCTCGCCGCCGTGCTTCTTGGCCTACCCGAGCCGTCTCCGCAATGCGAGCAGGGGCGTGCGCACGGCGCAGGTGTCCACGACGGAGACCGCGGAGCCtgccgcgccggcgccggtgaAGGAGAAGAAGATCTCCAAGAAGCAGGACGAGGGCGTGGTGACCAACAAGTACCGTCCCAAGGAGCCCTACGTCGGGCGGTGCCTCCTCAACACCCGCATCACCGGCGACAACGCGCCCGGCGAGACCTGGCACATGGTCTTCAGCACCGAAG GTGAGATCCCGTACAGAGAGGGGCAGTCGATCGGCGTGATCGCGGACGGGGAGGACAAGAACGGCAAGCCGCACAAGCTCAGGCTCTACTCCATCGCCAGCAGCGCCCTGGGGGACTTTGGCGACTCCAAGACCGTCTCGCTCTGCGTGAAGCGCCTCGTGTACACCAACGACGCCGGGGAGGTCGTCAAGGGCGTCTGCTCAAACTTCCTCT GTGACCTGAAACCGGGGCAAGAAGTCAAGATCACGGGGCCTGTGGGGAAGGAAATGCTCATGCCCAAGGACCCCAACGCCACCATCATCATG CTTGGGACGGGTACCGGTATCGCGCCGTTCCGCTCCTTCCTGTGGAAGATCTTCTTCGAGGAGCACGAGGACTACAAG TTCAATGGCCTCGCATGGCTCTTCTTGGGTGTCCCCACAAGCGACACTCTACTCTACAAGGAG GAGTTTGAGCACATGGCTAAGATCGGCGGCGACAACTTCCGGCTGGACTTCGCTGTGAGCAGGGAGCAGACGAACGCTGCGGGGGAGAAGATGTACATCCAGACGCGGATGGCGGAGTACAAGGAGGAGCTCTGGGAAATGCTCAAGAAGGACAACACCTACGTCTACATGTGTGGTCTCAAGGGCATGGAGAAGGGCATTGATGACATCATGGTCGACCTCGCCGCCAAAGACG GGATCAACtggatcgactacaagaagcagtTGAAGAAGGCCGAGCAATGGAACGTCGAAGTCTACTGA
- the LOC124689473 gene encoding uncharacterized protein LOC124689473, whose translation MGLNRLGRTGLDDFSHFSSLHPAQSQTLSSLPRTALLHAGPQERSGGAGDLSPVPSGGQSFSFMFSPPIRWREIDDGCSRGDPPNWPASRRNHKRWRAPEQPAAVAKVFDDDNLLWEIIVRVGLPTTLVRAALVCQRWLGHASGTKFLSCFRNLHPPRLLGYYITQVSDLLLGVLDAPRFVPVLPQPPELAAVMRRLESYSFGTKDIWDCRNGSLYTHRVEGTRWTHEVHRPLCAEKGIQIVPPLPPASDYHLKIFSATVSRKEGSVLSYLHVFWESTEEEDKFMMRVYMLVDGVWCMHTSVTCINVLHICSAEPLVGNKIYMPNTSSNNILSLDLTTSSFSTIQLPQGVMYRCYDSMLSWEDDTSSLYLVHVEEFQLRAWLHKGCNWLLVDTICLREMLATLGMSDHTLEDESNAGVHIRQVGDNGQFVLLQIGQCIFNLDIKCRTMCKVYEETTNDRHIDSIYPFMMIWPPTFSPSRMTLPGQES comes from the exons ATGGGTCTCAATCGTCTGGGCCGAACCGGCCTGGACGATTTCAGTCATTTCAGCTCACTTCATCCAGCTCAGTCTCAGACTCTCAGCTCACTTCCGCGGACAGCTCTGCTCCACGCCGGACCGCAAGAAagaagcggcggcgccggcgacctgAGCCCCGTCCCCAGCGGCGGCCAGAGCTTCTCCTTTATGTTCTCTCCTCCGATTCGAT GGAGGGAGATAGATGATGGATGCAGCCGAGGAGATCCCCCCAACT GGCCAGCCTCGAGAAGAAACCACAAGAGATGGCGAGCCCCAGAACAGCCAGCAGCAGTGGCCAAGGTTTTCGACGACGATAACCTCCTCTGGGAGATCATTGTCCGGGTCGGCTTACCCACCACCCTCGTCCGTGCAGCCCTTGTATGCCAACGATGGCTCGGCCACGCCTCCGGCACCAAGTTCTTAAGCTGTTTCCGCAATCTCCACCCACCGCGCCTCCTCGGCTACTACATCACACAGGTGTCGGATTTGTTGTTAGGGGTGCTAGATGCTCCACGCTTTGTCCCCGTGCTGCCTCAGCCCCCAGAGCTCGCCGCCGTCATGCGTCGCTTAGAGAGCTACAGCTTCGGTACCAAGGATATCTGGGACTGCCGGAATGGCAGCCTCTACACCCATCGCGTGGAGGGAACAAGATGGACACATGAAGTGCACCGCCCGCTATGCGCTGAGAAAGGCATACAGATTGTCCCACCACTCCCGCCCGCATCGGACTATCATCTCAAAATATTCAGTGCAACTGTCTCCAGAAAAGAAGGCAGTGTCTTGTCCTACCTGCATGTGTTTTGGGAGTCTACCGAGGAGGAAGACAAGTTCATGATGCGCGTGTATATGCTGGTAGATGGAGTCTGGTGCATGCATACCTCGGTCACATGCATCAATGTTCTGCATATTTGCTCAGCAGAACCCCTGGTCGGTAACAAAATCTATATGCCAAACACCAGTAGTAACAACATTCTTTCATTGGATTTGACGACCTCAAGTTTCTCCACAATTCAACTCCCGCAAGGAGTGATGTATCGCTGTTATGATAGCATGTTATCATGGGAAGATGACACTTCCAGTCTATACCTCGTCCATGTCGAGGAGTTCCAACTTCGCGCCTGGCTCCACAAGGGCTGCAACTGGTTACTTGTCGATACCATTTGCTTGCGTGAGATGCTTGCTACTTTGGGGATGTCAGATCACACACTTGAGGATGAAAGTAATGCTGGTGTGCACATAAGACAAGTGGGAGACAATGGTCAGTTTGTACTTTTACAGATAGGCCAATGCATATTCAATTTGGATATTAAGTGCAGGACAATGTGTAAGGTGTATGAGGAAACAACAAATGATCGACATATTGATTCTATCTATCCTTTTATGATGATCTGGCCTCCCACATTCTCTCCCTCAAGGATGACACTGCCAG GTCAGGAAAGTTGA